The Salvia miltiorrhiza cultivar Shanhuang (shh) chromosome 1, IMPLAD_Smil_shh, whole genome shotgun sequence genome has a window encoding:
- the LOC130988690 gene encoding ethanolamine-phosphate cytidylyltransferase-like isoform X2, producing the protein MEFESSSWIKDGVCFYPHLFGGIMITCALLSFSTSYFGMIGVPPMPHLFPDLRVFHKKKSSKKRVRVYMDGCFDLMHYGHANALRQAKALGDELVVGVVSDEEIIANKGPPVLSMEERLALVSGLKWVDEVIPNAPYEITEEFMHRLFKEHKIDYIIHGDDPCLLPDGTDAYALAKKAGRYKQIKRTEGVSSTDIVGRILSWVKDANVDKLCSESSQANESENLNSNTVNKVQAKGVQVSSFLPTSRRIVQFSNGKGPGPNSRVVYIDGAFDLFHAGHVEILKSARALGDFLLVGVYPDHTVSELRGSRYPLMNLHERSLSVLACRYVDEVIIGAPWEVTKDVMTTFNISLVVHGTVAEKNPFLNGKTDPYAVPKSMGIFQTLESPKDITTTSIAERIIANHEIYLKRNAKKEASEKKYYEEKTFVAAD; encoded by the exons ATGGAATTCGAGAGCAGCAGTTGGATAAAAGATGGGGTTTGCTTCTACCCCCATCTCTTTGGTGGTATTATGATCACTTGTGCGCTGCTCAGTTTCTCAACAAGTTACTTTGGTATGATTGGTGTTCCACCTATGCCTCACCTTTTCCCCGACTTGAGGGTTTTCCACAAGAAAAAATCCTCAAAGAAACGTGTTCGCGTATATATGGATGGTTGTTTTGATCTGATGCACTACGGTCATGCCAACGCACTGAGACAAGCTAAGGCACTGGGAGATGAATTAGTTGTTGGAGTTGTCAGTGATGAAGAGATCATAGCCAATAAAGGCCCTCCAGTTTTGTCTATGGAGGAGAG gCTGGCACTTGTTAGTGGACTAAAGTGGGTCGATGAAGTCATTCCTAATGCTCCCTATGAAATTACAGAAGAATTTATGCACCGACTTTTCAAGGAGCATAAAATTGACTATATTATACACGGTGATGATCCTTGTCTTCTTCCTGATGGAACCGATGCCTATGCTCTAGCCAAGAAAGCTGGTCGCTACAAGCAGATCAAACGCACAGAAGGTGTCTCCAGTACGGATATTGTAG GAAGAATACTTTCGTGGGTGAAGGATGCTAATGTTGACAAACTATGCTCAGAATCATCTCAAGCAAATGAAAGTGAAAACTTAAACAGCAACACGGTTAACAAAGTCCAAGCAAAGGGTGTCCAAGTTTCGAGTTTCCTACCTACTTCAAGAAGAATTGTGCAATTTTCAAATGGCAAG GGTCCAGGACCAAATTCCCGCGTTGTGTACATCGATGGTGCTTTTGATCTTTTCCATGCTGGACACGTGGAG ATTCTAAAGAGTGCCAGGGCACTTGGTGATTTCCTTCTTGTTGGTGTTTATCCTGACCACACTGTGAG TGAACTTCGTGGCAGTCGTTACCCACTGATGAATCTCCACGAACGTAGCCTTAGTGTGTTGGCATGCCGTTATGTTGATGAGGTCATCATTGGTGCACCTTGGGAAGTCACGAAAGATGTG ATGACCACGTTCAACATATCTTTGGTCGTACATGGGACAGTAGCTGAGAAGAACCCTTTCTTGAAT GGGAAAACAGATCCTTACGCGGTTCCAAAATCTATGGGGATTTTCCAAACGCTGGAGAGCCCCAAGGACATCACTACCACTTCAATAGCAGAGAGGATTATTGCCAATCACGAGATTTATTTG AAACGAAATGCGAAGAAAGAAGCAAGTGAGAAGAAATATTACGAGGAGAAGACATTTGTGGCAGCAGACTGA
- the LOC130988684 gene encoding probable glycerol-3-phosphate acyltransferase 2, whose amino-acid sequence MALNIIPSFNKIALFFYIFLKYLKNPNTKNLHSDATTSTTQPEFQEFRFLGQKPDLENRVVIFDVEKALLKSSSLFPYFMLVAFEAGSPIRSLILLLLYPLIRVLAEGFAFKAMVMICFLGLKSERFKEGKSVLPKFFLEDVGMESFLAIRRAKTTVAVSSLPQIMVESFLIDYLDVDFVVGRDLKLFHGYFLGFMEQRREPSLDGVITSSAIGFCSSKLQPFPNRLFSSCKEIYLVSDEERRNWHQLARDSYPKPLILHDGRLAFRPTFAAAAAMFAWLPFGFALAVARAIVFFAAPPKIALWLLHLLGMQLRVSKSKAFSNSVVNRKLLGKGILYVCNHRTLFDPVFIYYSLETPLTAVTYGLSRVSETVSVIDTVRLTRNRARDAELMRRVLGRGGDLVVCPEGTTCREAYLLRFSPLFAEISDEIFPVAVDCRVGMFYGTTAGGSKWMDPLFFLMNPRVSYAVRFLDVVRGANDGGDGESRFVVANLVQNQIAKALGFTCTKVTRKDKYLILAGNDGNY is encoded by the exons ATGGCTCTCAATATCATCCCCAGCTTCAACAAAATCGCCCTCTTCTTTTACATTTTTCTCAAATATCTGAAAAACCCTAACACCAAGAATCTCCACAGCGATGCGACGACCTCAACGACACAACCCGAGTTTCAAGAATTCCGGTTTCTCGGCCAGAAACCAGACCTCGAAAACCGGGTTGTGATCTTCGACGTCGAAAAAGCCCTACTCAAATCTTCCTCACTTTTCCCTTACTTCATGCTTGTAGCTTTTGAAGCTGGCAGCCCAATAAGGTCACTCATTCTCCTCCTTCTCTATCCTTTGATTAGGGTTTTGGCTGAAGGTTTCGCCTTCAAGGCCATGGTGATGATCTGCTTTCTGGGGTTAAAGAGCGAGAGATTTAAAGAAGGGAAATCCGTCCTCCCTAAGTTCTTCCTAGAAGACGTCGGGATGGAAAGCTTTCTTGCCATACGAAGAGCGAAGACAACGGTTGCAGTGAGCAGTTTGCCTCAAATCATGGTGGAAAGCTTCTTGATAGATTATCTAGACGTAGACTTCGTTGTTGGAAGAGATCTCAAACTCTTCCATGGCTATTTCTTGGGATTTATGGAACAAAGAAGAGAGCCTTCTTTAGATGGTGTAATCACTTCCAGCGCCATTGGATTTTGTAGCTCGAAGCTGCAGCCTTTCCCAAATCGACTCTTTTCGAGTTGCAAG GAGATTTACTTAGTGAGCGATGAAGAAAGGAGAAATTGGCATCAACTTGCAAGAGATTCATACCCTAAACCGCTCATCCTTCACGACGGGAGGTTGGCTTTCCGGCCAACATTCGCGGCCGCGGCCGCCATGTTCGCGTGGCTCCCGTTTGGATTCGCCCTCGCCGTTGCCAGAGCAATCGTCTTCTTCGCAGCTCCGCCGAAAATCGCGCTCTGGCTCCTGCACTTGCTCGGAATGCAGCTTAGGGTTTCCAAGTCAAAGGCCTTCTCCAATTCGGTCGTGAACAGAAAGCTCCTTGGCAAGGGCATATTATACGTCTGCAATCACCGGACGCTATTTGACCCGGTCTTCATTTACTACAGCCTCGAGACGCCGTTGACCGCGGTCACCTACGGGCTGAGTAGGGTCTCGGAGACCGTGTCGGTAATCGACACCGTCCGCCTGACGAGGAACCGGGCCCGGGACGCCGAGCTGATGCGTCGGGTGCTGGGCCGGGGCGGGGATCTCGTGGTGTGCCCCGAGGGGACCACGTGCAGGGAGGCGTATCTGCTGAGATTTAGCCCTTTGTTTGCGGAGATAAGCGACGAGATATTCCCCGTGGCCGTGGACTGCCGCGTGGGCATGTTCTACGGGACGACAGCTGGCGGGTCCAAGTGGATGGATCCGTTGTTCTTCCTTATGAATCCGCGGGTGAGCTATGCGGTTCGGTTTCTAGATGTGGTGCGTGGAGCCAATGATGGTGGTGATGGAGAGTCGAGATTCGTGGTGGCAAATTTGGTGCAAAATCAGATAGCGAAGGCGTTAGGCTTTACGTGCACAAAGGTTACAAGGAAAGATAAGTACTTGATTTTGGCAGGAAATGATGGCAACTATTAA
- the LOC130988690 gene encoding ethanolamine-phosphate cytidylyltransferase-like isoform X1, which produces MEFESSSWIKDGVCFYPHLFGGIMITCALLSFSTSYFGMIGVPPMPHLFPDLRVFHKKKSSKKRVRVYMDGCFDLMHYGHANALRQAKALGDELVVGVVSDEEIIANKGPPVLSMEERLALVSGLKWVDEVIPNAPYEITEEFMHRLFKEHKIDYIIHGDDPCLLPDGTDAYALAKKAGRYKQIKRTEGVSSTDIVGRILSWVKDANVDKLCSESSQANESENLNSNTVNKVQAKGVQVSSFLPTSRRIVQFSNGKGPGPNSRVVYIDGAFDLFHAGHVEILKSARALGDFLLVGVYPDHTVSELRGSRYPLMNLHERSLSVLACRYVDEVIIGAPWEVTKDVMTTFNISLVVHGTVAEKNPFLNGKTDPYAVPKSMGIFQTLESPKDITTTSIAERIIANHEIYLVYPSLTYFYLGWSRLDIQFSRKFLSII; this is translated from the exons ATGGAATTCGAGAGCAGCAGTTGGATAAAAGATGGGGTTTGCTTCTACCCCCATCTCTTTGGTGGTATTATGATCACTTGTGCGCTGCTCAGTTTCTCAACAAGTTACTTTGGTATGATTGGTGTTCCACCTATGCCTCACCTTTTCCCCGACTTGAGGGTTTTCCACAAGAAAAAATCCTCAAAGAAACGTGTTCGCGTATATATGGATGGTTGTTTTGATCTGATGCACTACGGTCATGCCAACGCACTGAGACAAGCTAAGGCACTGGGAGATGAATTAGTTGTTGGAGTTGTCAGTGATGAAGAGATCATAGCCAATAAAGGCCCTCCAGTTTTGTCTATGGAGGAGAG gCTGGCACTTGTTAGTGGACTAAAGTGGGTCGATGAAGTCATTCCTAATGCTCCCTATGAAATTACAGAAGAATTTATGCACCGACTTTTCAAGGAGCATAAAATTGACTATATTATACACGGTGATGATCCTTGTCTTCTTCCTGATGGAACCGATGCCTATGCTCTAGCCAAGAAAGCTGGTCGCTACAAGCAGATCAAACGCACAGAAGGTGTCTCCAGTACGGATATTGTAG GAAGAATACTTTCGTGGGTGAAGGATGCTAATGTTGACAAACTATGCTCAGAATCATCTCAAGCAAATGAAAGTGAAAACTTAAACAGCAACACGGTTAACAAAGTCCAAGCAAAGGGTGTCCAAGTTTCGAGTTTCCTACCTACTTCAAGAAGAATTGTGCAATTTTCAAATGGCAAG GGTCCAGGACCAAATTCCCGCGTTGTGTACATCGATGGTGCTTTTGATCTTTTCCATGCTGGACACGTGGAG ATTCTAAAGAGTGCCAGGGCACTTGGTGATTTCCTTCTTGTTGGTGTTTATCCTGACCACACTGTGAG TGAACTTCGTGGCAGTCGTTACCCACTGATGAATCTCCACGAACGTAGCCTTAGTGTGTTGGCATGCCGTTATGTTGATGAGGTCATCATTGGTGCACCTTGGGAAGTCACGAAAGATGTG ATGACCACGTTCAACATATCTTTGGTCGTACATGGGACAGTAGCTGAGAAGAACCCTTTCTTGAAT GGGAAAACAGATCCTTACGCGGTTCCAAAATCTATGGGGATTTTCCAAACGCTGGAGAGCCCCAAGGACATCACTACCACTTCAATAGCAGAGAGGATTATTGCCAATCACGAGATTTATTTGGTATATCCTTCTCTAACATATTTCTACCTAGGTTGGAGCCGTTTGGACATTCAATTTTCTAGAAAGTTCTTGAGTATAATATAA